A single Nomia melanderi isolate GNS246 chromosome 13, iyNomMela1, whole genome shotgun sequence DNA region contains:
- the blp gene encoding mitochondrial import inner membrane translocase subunit Tim16 has translation MAKHLIQIIIMGTRVVGKAFARALRQEIAASQEAARRSGGGIRGDQHVAANSRTGISLDEALRILDVERIDQTEAIERNYKYLMEANDRSKGGSFYIQSKIVRAKERIDEELKNMTPPPSSKTSTHDVPKQT, from the coding sequence ATGGCGAAACActtaatacaaataattattatgggCACGCGAGTTGTCGGCAAAGCCTTCGCCCGAGCATTACGACAAGAAATTGCTGCAAGTCAGGAAGCTGCACGCAGATCTGGTGGTGGAATTAGAGGCGATCAACATGTAGCAGCCAATTCTAGGACTGGCATTTCTTTGGACGAAGCGTTGCGTATTTTAGATGTTGAGAGAATAGATCAAACAGAAGCTATTGAACGCAATTATAAGTATCTCATGGAAGCTAATGACAGATCTAAAGGTGgttcattttatattcaatcAAAAATAGTACGTGCTAAAGAACGTATAGACGAAGAACTAAAAAACATGACTCCACCTCCTTCAAGCAAAACATCTACGCACGATGTTCCTAAGCAAACTTGA
- the Pi4KIIalpha gene encoding phosphatidylinositol 4-kinase II alpha → MSDSEQRQLHVPYREYHSQNNTNTSALVETDALVDLSITSNNCLPVNSNECPELVPDVEFVPNLSNEQPIAIDSPGIDRESQPLLGRLELDVTFNRFPDDPQFSELVWQAECAIDNGIFPERIYQGSSGSYFVKNPSGKIIGVFKPKDEEPYGRLNPKWTKWMHKLCCPCCFGRSCLIPNQGYLSEAGASLVDRKLGLGIVPNTRVVKLVSKTFNYPRLDRQKARMKQAIMDQFPTVGSHFNRIGLPPKVGSFQVFVDGYKDADYWLRRWESEPLSPRLGREFQLQFERLVILDYIIRNTDRGNDNWLIKYDNIVGKNESEQGEVKIAAIDNGLAFPFKHPDSWRAYPYHWAWLSQAKQPFSEVTRELVLPQLSDQNFVQDLCDDLYQLFKQDKGFDRHHFDKQMSVMRGQILNLQQALKDAKSPVQLVQMPAVIVEKAKGNGAPRLFSFSDTFTQRFQNKSPFFSWC, encoded by the exons ATGAGCGACTCCGAACAGCGGCAATTGCATGTGCCTTATAGAGAATATCATAGCCAGAATAACACTAACACGTCTGCTCTGGTGGAAACTGATGCATTGGTAGATCTGTCGATTACATCTAACAATTGTTTACCAGTGAACAGCAACGAGTGCCCTGAACTAGTGCCAGACGTCGAGTTTGTTCCAAACCTGAGCAACGAACAACCTATAGCCATTGATTCCCCTGGAATTGACCGGGAGAGCCAGCCTCTCCTTGGTCGGTTAGAGCTGGATGTCACGTTCAATCGTTTTCCTG ATGATCCACAGTTCTCAGAGTTGGTATGGCAAGCTGAGTGCGCTATAGACAATGGGATCTTTCCCGAAAGAATTTATCAAGGGTCTAGCGGCAGTTACTTTGTAAAAAATCCTTCAGGG aaaataatagGTGTATTTAAACCAAAAGATGAGGAACCTTATGGAAGATTGAATCCAAAATGGACAAAATGGATGCACAAACTTTGTTGTCCTTGTTGTTTCGGAAGAAGTTGTTTGATACCGAATCAGGGATACCTGAGCGAAGCTGGTGCAAGTTTAGTTGACCGTAAATTAGGTCTCGGCATAGTTCCAAATACTAGAGTAGTTAAACTTGTCAGTAAAACGTTCAACTACCCACGCTTAGACCGTCAAAAAGCTCGGATGAAGCAAGCAATCATGGATCAGTTTCCTACAGTAGGCTCTCATTTTAATCGCATCGGTTTACCACCAAAAGTCGGCTCCTTCCAAGTTTTCGTAGATGGTTACAAGGACGCCGATTATTGGCTAAGACGGTGGGAAAGTGAACCTCTATCGCCGCGTCTCGGTAGGGAGTTTCAACTTCAGTTCGAGCGCTTAGTTATTCTGGACTATATAATCAGAAACACTGACCGAG GTAACGACAATTGGCTAATTAAGTATGATAATATTGTGGGGAAGAACGAGTCGGAACAGGGTGAGGTGAAAATCGCCGCAATAGACAACGGATTAGCTTTCCCGTTCAAACATCCTGATTCTTGGCGTGCCTATCCTTATCATTGGGCATGGCTGAGTCAGGCGAAGCAACCTTTCAGCGAGGTAACGCGGGAGCTCGTGTTACCCCAGCTCTCGGATCAGAATTTCGTGCAAGACCTTTGCGACGACTTGTATCAATTGTTCAAA CAAGATAAAGGTTTCGATCGGCACCATTTTGACAAACAAATGAGTGTTATGCGCGGTCAGATCTTAAACTTGCAACAAGCTTTAAAGGATGCCAAAAGTCCGGTACAATTGGTTCAGATGCCTGCTGTGATCgttgaaaa GGCCAAAGGGAACGGAGCACCAAGATTATTCTCATTTTCTGACACGTTTACACAGCGCTTCCAGAACAAAAGTCCCTTCTTCTCTTGGTGTTGA
- the Exd2 gene encoding exonuclease 3'-5' domain-containing 2 isoform X2, which translates to MKNVLSNIKNKSYKWENKKRKDVTITLDKVVIADTPEKCDYAIQLISRNVSNDVLGFDCEWANEGPVSLVQLATHNGVCGLFRIGKIGYVPHRLKELLASKRILKVGVAPYEDGQKIIADYGCRVCGTLDLRSLAEHENLPSPKSLAAMGLQYLGLEMDKLIEVRCGNWNADILTDEQVAYAACDAIASVLIYDQIVQRIKEKYSLWETFVKYIKCICNKNINMQFYCLPNGIIDTRFNARQTRSMVNYKNTKNSNPNIFTKNLKTSNLIIHTNSIPTRNKPLYHNCYLQAPDGEILCTCDRKKAEWYITKGLGDVIEQEPFTVRLKFEPSGRAFGKVGQYYTQVKINQCVVCGTLEKFMRKNVVPREYRKYFPLVMKAHQSHDILLLCPTCHEVSNYHDLQLKRKLADMCDAPLADPLTHSRNKYVNNWRKLRSAIKALKEGTTLPDVRRKELEHYILECTGHEQVTPLLLDLLNQELKNDLVSISNCNQTKCDPHGLKVVQYFEKREGGLVELERMWREHFLLSMEPKYLPNLWSVCHNQERLTIRQLQNRIEPDDAKIAGLKN; encoded by the exons ATGAAGAACGTACTATCGAA TATCAAGAATAAAAGCTATAAATGGGAAAATAAGAAGAGAAAAGATGTTACTATCACATTGGATAAAGTAGTTATAGCAGATACTCCAGAGAAATGTGATTATGCCATTCAACTCATTAGTCG caATGTATCCAATGATGTATTGGGTTTTGATTGTGAATGGGCTAACGAAGGACCTGTTTCTCTAGTCCAACTTGCCACACATAATGGAGTATGCGGTTTATTTCGCATTGGTAAAATTGGATATGTTCCCCACAGATTAAAA GAATTACTGGCAAGCAAACGTATTCTTAAAGTTGGAGTTGCTCCATATGAAGATGGACAAAAAATAATAGCAGATTATGGGTGCAGAGTTTGCGGTACACTTGATTTAAGATCACTAGCAGAACACGAAAATTTACCAAGCCCGAAGAGCTTGGCTGCGATGGGTTTACAATATTTAGGCTTGGAGATGGATAAATTAATAGAAGTAAGATGTGGCAACTGGAATGCTGACATTCTTACAGACGAACAAGTAGCATATGCTGCTTGTGATGCAATTGCGTCTGTTCTTATTTATGACCAg ATCGTGCAAAGAATAAAGGAAAAGTACTCTTTATGGGAAACTtttgtaaagtatataaaatgtatatgtaataaaaacataaatatgcAATTTTATTGTTTGCCTAATGGTATAATCGATACGAG gtTCAATGCTCGCCAAACGCGCTCTAtggttaattataaaaatactaaaaacagTAATcctaatatatttacaaaaaactTGAAAACAAGTAACCTTATTATACATACCAACAGTATACCCACAAGAAATAAACCTCTTTATCACAATTGTTATTTGCAAGCACCAGATGGAGAAATATTATGTACTTGTGATCGTAAGAAAGCAGAATGGTACATTACTAAAGGGTTGGGAGATGTAATTGAACAGGAACCATTTACTGTAAGATTAAAATTTGAACCATCTGGACGTGCTTTCGGAAAAGTTGGGCAGTACTATACACAAGTTAAGATTAATCAATGTGTAGTGTGTGGAActttagaaaaatttatgagAAAAAATGTAGTACCTAGAGAGTATCGCAAATATTTTCCAT TGGTGATGAAGGCACATCAGTCacatgatattttattattatgtccAACATGCCACGAAGTTAGTAATTATCATGATCTGCAGCTCAAAAGAAAGCTGGCAGACATGTGCGATGCTCCTCTGGCTGATCCATTAACACACTCAcgcaataaatatgtaaataattggaGGAAACTGCGTTCAGCTATTAAAGCATTAAAAGAAGGAACAACATTACCCGACGTACGGCGGAAAGAATTGGAACATTATATACTGGAATGTACAGGTCATGAACAAGTTACTCCACTTCTTCTTGATCTTTTGAAtcaagaattaaaaaatgatttggTTTCAATCTCTAACTGTAACCAAACTAAATGTGATCCTCACGGCTTGAAG GTGGTTCAGTATTTTGAAAAAAGAGAAGGTGGATTGGTAGAATTGGAACGTATGTGGAGGgaacattttcttttatctatGGAACCGAAGTATTTGCCAAATTTATGGTCTGTTTGCCACAATCAGGAAAGATTAACTATTCGTCAATTGCAAAATAGAATCGAACCAGATGATGCAAAGATAGCAGGCTTGAAGAATTGA
- the Exd2 gene encoding exonuclease 3'-5' domain-containing 2 isoform X1: protein MHPAKNNMFLVCVTVGLVLLASKYRKNVLESVKYFCQSIKNKSYKWENKKRKDVTITLDKVVIADTPEKCDYAIQLISRNVSNDVLGFDCEWANEGPVSLVQLATHNGVCGLFRIGKIGYVPHRLKELLASKRILKVGVAPYEDGQKIIADYGCRVCGTLDLRSLAEHENLPSPKSLAAMGLQYLGLEMDKLIEVRCGNWNADILTDEQVAYAACDAIASVLIYDQIVQRIKEKYSLWETFVKYIKCICNKNINMQFYCLPNGIIDTRFNARQTRSMVNYKNTKNSNPNIFTKNLKTSNLIIHTNSIPTRNKPLYHNCYLQAPDGEILCTCDRKKAEWYITKGLGDVIEQEPFTVRLKFEPSGRAFGKVGQYYTQVKINQCVVCGTLEKFMRKNVVPREYRKYFPLVMKAHQSHDILLLCPTCHEVSNYHDLQLKRKLADMCDAPLADPLTHSRNKYVNNWRKLRSAIKALKEGTTLPDVRRKELEHYILECTGHEQVTPLLLDLLNQELKNDLVSISNCNQTKCDPHGLKVVQYFEKREGGLVELERMWREHFLLSMEPKYLPNLWSVCHNQERLTIRQLQNRIEPDDAKIAGLKN from the exons ATGCATCCTGCAAagaacaatatgtttcttgtATGTGTAACAGTAGGTCTTGTACTATTGGCCTCCAAGTACCGCAAGAATGTGCTTGAAAGCgtcaaatatttttgtcaaaGTATCAAGAATAAAAGCTATAAATGGGAAAATAAGAAGAGAAAAGATGTTACTATCACATTGGATAAAGTAGTTATAGCAGATACTCCAGAGAAATGTGATTATGCCATTCAACTCATTAGTCG caATGTATCCAATGATGTATTGGGTTTTGATTGTGAATGGGCTAACGAAGGACCTGTTTCTCTAGTCCAACTTGCCACACATAATGGAGTATGCGGTTTATTTCGCATTGGTAAAATTGGATATGTTCCCCACAGATTAAAA GAATTACTGGCAAGCAAACGTATTCTTAAAGTTGGAGTTGCTCCATATGAAGATGGACAAAAAATAATAGCAGATTATGGGTGCAGAGTTTGCGGTACACTTGATTTAAGATCACTAGCAGAACACGAAAATTTACCAAGCCCGAAGAGCTTGGCTGCGATGGGTTTACAATATTTAGGCTTGGAGATGGATAAATTAATAGAAGTAAGATGTGGCAACTGGAATGCTGACATTCTTACAGACGAACAAGTAGCATATGCTGCTTGTGATGCAATTGCGTCTGTTCTTATTTATGACCAg ATCGTGCAAAGAATAAAGGAAAAGTACTCTTTATGGGAAACTtttgtaaagtatataaaatgtatatgtaataaaaacataaatatgcAATTTTATTGTTTGCCTAATGGTATAATCGATACGAG gtTCAATGCTCGCCAAACGCGCTCTAtggttaattataaaaatactaaaaacagTAATcctaatatatttacaaaaaactTGAAAACAAGTAACCTTATTATACATACCAACAGTATACCCACAAGAAATAAACCTCTTTATCACAATTGTTATTTGCAAGCACCAGATGGAGAAATATTATGTACTTGTGATCGTAAGAAAGCAGAATGGTACATTACTAAAGGGTTGGGAGATGTAATTGAACAGGAACCATTTACTGTAAGATTAAAATTTGAACCATCTGGACGTGCTTTCGGAAAAGTTGGGCAGTACTATACACAAGTTAAGATTAATCAATGTGTAGTGTGTGGAActttagaaaaatttatgagAAAAAATGTAGTACCTAGAGAGTATCGCAAATATTTTCCAT TGGTGATGAAGGCACATCAGTCacatgatattttattattatgtccAACATGCCACGAAGTTAGTAATTATCATGATCTGCAGCTCAAAAGAAAGCTGGCAGACATGTGCGATGCTCCTCTGGCTGATCCATTAACACACTCAcgcaataaatatgtaaataattggaGGAAACTGCGTTCAGCTATTAAAGCATTAAAAGAAGGAACAACATTACCCGACGTACGGCGGAAAGAATTGGAACATTATATACTGGAATGTACAGGTCATGAACAAGTTACTCCACTTCTTCTTGATCTTTTGAAtcaagaattaaaaaatgatttggTTTCAATCTCTAACTGTAACCAAACTAAATGTGATCCTCACGGCTTGAAG GTGGTTCAGTATTTTGAAAAAAGAGAAGGTGGATTGGTAGAATTGGAACGTATGTGGAGGgaacattttcttttatctatGGAACCGAAGTATTTGCCAAATTTATGGTCTGTTTGCCACAATCAGGAAAGATTAACTATTCGTCAATTGCAAAATAGAATCGAACCAGATGATGCAAAGATAGCAGGCTTGAAGAATTGA
- the LOC116431450 gene encoding free fatty acid receptor 4-like isoform X2 — MNSSYLWGDDEEWGPRYYFTYYSQFGDRARASTVEVMILAVSFVLAIAGNLGIAGCILRYKEMRTPTNLCLVNLAAADLLFSVGVPAIAYTRLTQAWRLGETICKLLPYSQLVCGFVLLWTLTFISMDRHRCLAVAPYRSALTRSRVLAASLLTWAIAASVFLPMIFWFKLKGLENGATGRRDSELSVVGTLLPWPGRKLSNASITARQGRAGSLSQHEEIRLQKHLRVVRMLMLNVLCVLIMWLPITTVILLIYVDGKRSTENPDFFLKSHHFIWALIVAQFNAIVNPVLYGIFSENFRICFAKLWRRSLDSNTNATAERRGSKKNSKTLVAFQSRLGGVRTPTSSRNLQKQSKKSSSCSIGSIVEVPATEKL; from the exons ATGAACTCGTCTTATCTATGGGGAGACGACGAGGAATGGGGACCACGGTACTACTTCACTTACTACAGCCAATTCGGGGACCGCGCCAGAGCTAGCACCGTTGAG GTGATGATCCTAGCCGTTAGCTTTGTCTTGGCGATCGCCGGCAACTTGGGAATAGCCGGTTGCATACTCAGATACAAAGAGATGAGGACGCCCACGAACTTGTGTCTGGTGAACCTGGCCGCCGCCGATCTATTGTTCAGCGTCGGAGTGCCAGCGATCGCCTACACCAGATTGACTCAAGCCTGGCGTCTCGGGGAGACGATCTGCAAATTGTTACCCTACTCTCAG TTGGTCTGCGGCTTTGTACTTCTATGGACGTTGACGTTCATATCGATGGACAGGCATCGGTGCTTAGCAGTAGCCCCTTACAGAAGTGCCTTAACGAGATCCCGAGTTCTGGCGGCTAGTCTCCTCACTTGGGCCATTGCGGCTTCCGTTTTTCTGCCGATGATATTTTGGTTCAAGCTGAAG gGACTGGAGAATGGCGCAACAGGTAGAAGAGATTCCGAGCTATCGGTGGTGGGAACGTTATTACCTTGGCCAGGAAGGAAACTATCCAACGCGTCAATCACAGCCAGACAAGGGCGAGCCGGTAGTCTTTCTCAACACGAAGAGATACGACTGCAAAAGCATCTGCGGGTGGTGCGAATGTTAATGCTAAACGTGCTGTGCGTTCTTATAATGTGGCTGCCCATCACCACCGTTATACTGTTGATCTACGTGGACGGCAAGAGATCCACCGAGAATCCCGATTTCTTCCTAAAATCGCATCATTTCATTTGGGCGTTGATCGTGGCGCAGTTCAATGCGATAGTAAATCCTGTGCTCTACGGTATCTTCTCGGAGAACTTTCGAATCTGCTTTGCGAAACTGTGGCGGCGCAGTCTCGACAGCAACACCAATGCCACCGCGGAGCGCAGAGGGTCCAAGAAAAACTCGAAAACATTGGTGGCGTTTCAGAGTCGCCTAGGAGGCGTCAGAACGCCCACCAGTTCGAGAAATCTACAAAAACAATCGAAGAAAAGTTCCAGTTGTAGTATAGGTAGTATCGTCGAAGTACCTGCCACGGAGAAATTGTGA
- the Fntb gene encoding farnesyl transferase beta subunit, whose product MRKSMLSELEEPHIRSYAEIFEQKQDDEEHQTKTSIEQEHIENQVLKLYKLSHTPTLITEKHIKKLKIFITNLDGTYESLDCSRSWLCYWILHCLQILGHRLNDEEYSRIIGFLAKCQSPEGGFGGGPGQYPHLASTYAAVNALCIIGTHEAYQAIDRKALKRFLISLHGEDGSFSLHADGEVDIRGIYCALAVAKLTNVYTPEMFKGSEDWIAKCQTWEGGIGGCPGMEAHGGYTYCGLAALVLLGKTDFCHLKSLLRWIVNKQMRMEGGFQGRSNKVIDGCYSFWQGGVFALIHAILTKQKKVFNSNYWLFNQEALQEYLLICCQHPDGGLLDKPGRYPDMYHTCYALSGLSIAQNSPQPLIIGPETTNLVEVTHPVYNLVLTCADNALNYFNRQPIPA is encoded by the exons ATGAGGAAGTCAATGTTGAGTGAACTCGAAGAACCTCACATTAGAAGTTACGccgaaatattcgaacaaaaacAAGATGATGAAGAACATCAAACCAAAACGTCGATAGAACAG GAGCATATAGAAAATCAAGTACttaaattgtacaaattaaGTCATACCCCCACTTTAATAACAGAAAagcatataaaaaaattaaaaatatttataactaatCTTGATGGAACTTACGAA TCTTTAGATTGCAGCAGGTCATGGTTATGTTATTGGATTTTACATTGCCTGCAAATCTTAGGACATCGTTTAAACGATGAAGAGTATTCCAGAATTATTGGTTTCTTAGCCAAATGTCAGTCACCGGAAGGAGGATTTGGAGGAGGTCCAGGGCAGTATCCTCACTTAGCTAGTACTTATGCAGCAGTGAATGCATTATGTATCATTGGAACTCATGAAGCTTATCAAGCAATCGATAG GAAAGCGCTTAAACGCTTTTTAATATCCTTGCATGGTGAAGATGGTTCTTTTAGTTTACATGCTGATGGAGAAGTAGATATAAGGGGTATATACTGTGCACTTGCTGTAGCAAAATTGACAAATGTATATACTCCTGAAATGTTCAAGGGATCAGAAGACTGGATAGCTAAATGTCAGACTTGGGAGGGTGGTATTGGTGGTTGTCCCGGTATGGAAGCTCATGGTGGATATACATATTGTGGATTAGCAGCACTTGTGCTTCTTGGGAAAACTGATTTTTGCCATTTAAAATCATTATTG AGATGGATAGTAAACAAACAAATGCGGATGGAAGGTGGATTTCAAGGACGATCCAATAAAGTAATAGATGGTTGCTATTCATTTTGGCAAGGCGGAGTTTTTGCATTGATTCATGCAATTttaacaaaacagaaaaaagtGTTCAATTCTAATTACTGGTTGTTCAATCAAGAGGCCTTACAAGAATATCTATTAATCTGCTGCCAACATCCTGATGGTGGCCTTTTGGATAAGCCTGGAAG ATATCCAGATATGTATCATACATGTTATGCTCTCAGTGGATTATCAATTGCACAAAATTCTCCACAGCCATTAATTATTGGACCTGAAACCACCAATTTGGTGGAAGTAACTCATCCTGTATATAATCTAGTACTTACTTGTGCAGATAATGCACTGAATTACTTTAACAGACAACCGATACCTGCCTGA
- the LOC116431448 gene encoding uncharacterized protein LOC116431448: protein MYITTNNEFVPKQFIIYTFYGEETCFCWNEDKVVIFPYTNDNFVSAEVLTAPAPIRSIQCLAGKILFTCIPHGIYKLLKDRKFAVLSKTAIAVGTLFYEVLKPRNKYLYLDNKQDKTNKLLLQLPPEENDSRKLCTYALSVENATEQFIGTLAKPNCNVEHLCIVAMGKRILILMRETVQIIYNSIYSIRDIIPVQIDSKVGALLFLTNNDNIIIMYSKNDTLAFEKIFIGGNIHSLCAGFSRLTENALWFVYSDESKLFYGRKQLSSIDNVQRLSVQDNSFCCLQHYNSKVILGLTMDKQLTEFSTDTIEKTLSLEHDVFINLHPDMLNGTNLIMDKIYKGTQEIHTLNKTLQAEEDKLKRINLYAHKCKIHLCPKMLLHRIANLLFLSVTFSNLPKNSWVILNVKCKNENIFCMKKVEDQETIVDVHIPEGKAVNFSQVSIDLVTLKDKGYSWCLIRDYVTYARHEKNKKKRTRSDKTSLINSKIAMLENFIQEGNIDMKTLSEIKRKVRKECCEL, encoded by the coding sequence ATGTATATTACAACGAATAATGAGTTCGTAccaaaacaatttattatttatacattttacggAGAAGAAACTTGCTTCTGTTGGAATGAAGACAAGGTGGTAATATTTCCATACACAAATGATAATTTTGTGTCTGCTGAAGTTTTAACGGCTCCTGCACCAATAAGAAGTATACAATGTTTGGCAGgcaaaattttgtttacttgCATTCCCCATGGGATATATAAGCTATTGAAAGACAGGAAATTTGCCGTTTTAAGTAAAACTGCTATTGCAGTGGGTACTCTTTTTTATGAAGTATTAAAACCaagaaataaatatctttatttagaTAATAAACAAGATAAAACGAATAAACTGTTGCTTCAACTTCCTCCTGAGGAAAATGACTCGAGAAAATTATGTACTTATGCATTGAGTGTGGAAAATGCAACAGAACAGTTTATTGGAACCTTAGCAAAACCTAATTGTAATGTAGAACATTTGTGCATAGTGGCAAtgggaaaaagaattttaatactaATGCGTGAAACTGTTCAAATAATATACAACAGTATTTATTCCATCAGAGATATAATACCTGTACAAATAGATTCCAAGGTTGGTGCTTTGCTATTCCTTACAAACAATGACAATATCATCATAATGTACTCGAAGAACGATACACTAGCCTTTGAGAAGATTTTTATTGGTGGAAATATACATAGTCTCTGTGCAGGCTTCAGTCGATTAACAGAGAATGCATTATGGTTTGTATATTCAGATGAGTCTAAATTATTTTATGGAAGAAAACAATTATCATCAATAGACAATGTTCAACGATTAAGTGTTCAGGATAATAGCTTTTGTTGTTTGCAACACTACAATTCAAAAGTAATTTTGGGTTTAACTATGGACAAACAATTGACAGAGTTTTCCACAGATACAATAGAAAAAACATTATCATTGGAGCACGATGTTTTTATTAATCTTCATCCAGACATGTTGAATGGCACGAATCTTATCATGGATAAGATTTATAAAGGAACACAAGAAATACATACATTAAACAAAACATTACAAGCCGaagaagataaattaaaaagaataaacttGTATGCTCACAAgtgtaaaatacatttatgtCCAAAAATGTTACTACACAGGATAGCCAATCTATTGTTCTTGTCTGTAACATTTTCCAATCTTCCGAAAAACAGTTGGGTGATACTTAATGTAAagtgtaaaaatgaaaatatcttttGTATGAAAAAAGTGGAGGATCAAGAAACCATAGTGGACGTTCATATACCTGAAGGTAAAGCAGTTAATTTTTCACAAGTATCTATAGATTTAGTTACTTTAAAGGACAAAGGATATTCTTGGTGTCTCATAAGAGACTACGTAACGTATGCTCGCCAcgagaagaataagaaaaaaagaacaaggTCGGACAAGACCAGTTTGATAAATTCGAAAATTGCTATGCTCGAAAACTTCATACAAGAAGGGAACATCGACATGAAAACATTATCCGAAATCAAAAGGAAAGTGAGGAAAGAATGCTGCGAACTGTAA
- the LOC116431450 gene encoding free fatty acid receptor 4-like isoform X1 — protein sequence MNSSYLWGDDEEWGPRYYFTYYSQFGDRARASTVEVMILAVSFVLAIAGNLGIAGCILRYKEMRTPTNLCLVNLAAADLLFSVGVPAIAYTRLTQAWRLGETICKLLPYSQLVCGFVLLWTLTFISMDRHRCLAVAPYRSALTRSRVLAASLLTWAIAASVFLPMIFWFKLKDLANELTICTLVFPRSEVVNVSLCFTVPIVILACLLPMILLVYHYQRIFKKILDSRNRWAVSCIAQGLENGATGRRDSELSVVGTLLPWPGRKLSNASITARQGRAGSLSQHEEIRLQKHLRVVRMLMLNVLCVLIMWLPITTVILLIYVDGKRSTENPDFFLKSHHFIWALIVAQFNAIVNPVLYGIFSENFRICFAKLWRRSLDSNTNATAERRGSKKNSKTLVAFQSRLGGVRTPTSSRNLQKQSKKSSSCSIGSIVEVPATEKL from the exons ATGAACTCGTCTTATCTATGGGGAGACGACGAGGAATGGGGACCACGGTACTACTTCACTTACTACAGCCAATTCGGGGACCGCGCCAGAGCTAGCACCGTTGAG GTGATGATCCTAGCCGTTAGCTTTGTCTTGGCGATCGCCGGCAACTTGGGAATAGCCGGTTGCATACTCAGATACAAAGAGATGAGGACGCCCACGAACTTGTGTCTGGTGAACCTGGCCGCCGCCGATCTATTGTTCAGCGTCGGAGTGCCAGCGATCGCCTACACCAGATTGACTCAAGCCTGGCGTCTCGGGGAGACGATCTGCAAATTGTTACCCTACTCTCAG TTGGTCTGCGGCTTTGTACTTCTATGGACGTTGACGTTCATATCGATGGACAGGCATCGGTGCTTAGCAGTAGCCCCTTACAGAAGTGCCTTAACGAGATCCCGAGTTCTGGCGGCTAGTCTCCTCACTTGGGCCATTGCGGCTTCCGTTTTTCTGCCGATGATATTTTGGTTCAAGCTGAAG GACCTCGCGAACGAGCTAACGATCTGTACTCTAGTCTTTCCACGGAGCGAAGTCGTAAACGTTTCATTGTGCTTCACAGTACCGATCGTCATCCTGGCGTGTCTTCTGCCGATGATTCTTCTGGTTTACCATTACCAGCGgatctttaaaaaaattctcgATTCGCGAAACAGATGGGCCGTCTCGTGCATCGCGCAA gGACTGGAGAATGGCGCAACAGGTAGAAGAGATTCCGAGCTATCGGTGGTGGGAACGTTATTACCTTGGCCAGGAAGGAAACTATCCAACGCGTCAATCACAGCCAGACAAGGGCGAGCCGGTAGTCTTTCTCAACACGAAGAGATACGACTGCAAAAGCATCTGCGGGTGGTGCGAATGTTAATGCTAAACGTGCTGTGCGTTCTTATAATGTGGCTGCCCATCACCACCGTTATACTGTTGATCTACGTGGACGGCAAGAGATCCACCGAGAATCCCGATTTCTTCCTAAAATCGCATCATTTCATTTGGGCGTTGATCGTGGCGCAGTTCAATGCGATAGTAAATCCTGTGCTCTACGGTATCTTCTCGGAGAACTTTCGAATCTGCTTTGCGAAACTGTGGCGGCGCAGTCTCGACAGCAACACCAATGCCACCGCGGAGCGCAGAGGGTCCAAGAAAAACTCGAAAACATTGGTGGCGTTTCAGAGTCGCCTAGGAGGCGTCAGAACGCCCACCAGTTCGAGAAATCTACAAAAACAATCGAAGAAAAGTTCCAGTTGTAGTATAGGTAGTATCGTCGAAGTACCTGCCACGGAGAAATTGTGA